Genomic segment of Helicobacteraceae bacterium:
CGTTATTTTCGCCTTTAAGTAGCGACTCCAATCCCAAACGGCTACCGCCAAGCGGCGCGGAGAGCCACAGATCGTCGCCAATTTTCGCGCCGTCGCGGGAGACAAACCGAGCCGTAGTTCCAAGTATCGCGCCGCCGAGCTGAACGCGATCGCAACGCGACAGATTGCCGCCAGTAAGGGCGACGTTAAACTCGTCGAGCGCAAGCGCCATTCCGTCGTATAGCTCGATCAGCCAACTTTCGTTTAAATCGGGCGGAAAGCCTATAGAGACGTTGAACCACTTAGGCGCGCCGCCGCAGGCGAGAATATCGCTTACATTAGCGGCAATCAGTTTATAGCCGATTCCGCGCGGCGGAAAATCGCGTTTGAAATGGACGTTTTCGCGCAGATCGTCGTTGCTAATCAGCAAAAGCTCGTCGCCGATCGTCACGCAAGCGCAATCGTCGCCGATACCGCGTATTACGCCGCCGCCTCGCGGTTTAAGACGCTTAGCCAATCTATTTATAATATCAAACTCGTTGCTCGCGCGCATAGCGGCAGAATGCCATTGTCGAGCTTAAACGCCGGTTTGTTAGAATGTAACAAAACGCGAGGATAAATCTATGAGCGAAACAAACGAGCGCAAAAATAAGCAGTCCCTACCTAAGCGAATGTTCCTGCTGGCTATACAGGGAATCTTGACCATATTTCCGCTTGTCGTTACTATCTATCTTGTCTATTGGTTTACCACCTCCGTCGAAAGCGGCATTCACAAGCTGCTAAACCTGATATTTCCAAGCGTCGATTATTTTCCCGGACTTGGCATAATCGTTGGGCTTGCGGCGTTGCTCGGCGTAGGCTGGCTGGTGAACGCCTATTTTATCCGTAGGCTAATCAAGCTCGGCGAAACGATTTTAGAGCGCATTCCCGTAGTCAAAACCGTTTTTGTAGGGCTGCGCGATTTTGTCGGATTTATGTCAACCACAAAAAAACAGACCGACGGCTCGGCGGTTTTGGTTACGATCGGCGATAAAAAGTTTATCGGCTTCATTACCGATCACAACGCGGGCAAAACGTTGGGGACGGGCGATCCCGATTTGGTGGGCGTATATATGCCGCTTGGTTATATGATCGGCGGTTATGTCGTTTACGTCGATCGAAACGAGTTGACGCGCCTAACCATCGGTTCGGAAGAGGCTATGCGGATCGCGCTGACCGGCGGTATGACGGCGGAAAAAAGCGAAAAATAACGGAACGGCTATTGCTTCCCGACGGCAACTTAGCGTTAGGAAGGTTTAATGCGAAACCTTGTCGCCATTGGGGCGTTAGCGATCCTGTTGCGCGGCGAGGAGATCGCGCGTTTTAATCTGCCGCTCGCGAAGCCGTTTAGCGGCGAAGCGCAAACGCTTCAATCTAAAAAAGACGATTTCGCCCGCGTAACCTACAACGACTCTTTTTTAACGTTCGTAAAAACTTACGCCAACGCGCCGATCGAACACGAGCGGCTTAAAGCGGTAACGCTTGCGATGATGATGCTGGAGTCCGGGCGCGGCTCGTCTGATTTGGCAAAGAAATTCAACAACTACGGCGGCTTGAAATACCGCCGAGAGATGGCTTCGCTCGCGCAAAAGATACGTTATAACGCGTCGGACGGCTACGATTATTATTGCGAGTTTGACTCGGTAGAGGCGTTTATCGGGGGCTTCTGGGCGTTTTTAGATCGCAAACCTTACGAGGGGTGGCGCAAAAAGGCGCTTAGCGAAGAGGAGTTTTTGGCGTTTATCGCGCCGATCTACTGCCCGTATAATAAAAATTACGCGACGCAGGTAACGTCGCTAATTCCGGAAGCGCGCGCGCTGTTAGACAGATACAAAAGCGACAACGCGCGTTTCGCTATGACAAAAACGCTAAAGAACTTCTAATAGCTCTAAGGGTTTTTGGATCGCTCGATCGGCAAATTCGCCTTTTTTTCCGTAGCCCCACGCGGCAAATACGCCGGTTATGCCCGCCGCGTCCGCCGCTTTCATATCTTTGACGCTATCGCCTAAAAATACCGCCTCTTTAGTATCTCCTTTTATGCTTTGTAACGTCAGATTGAGCATATCGGGCGCCGGTTTCGGATTTGCGACGCAATCCGCGCCGACTATCGCCGTAAAATAACGCGAAACGCCCGCGTAATCGAGCATCTTTCGCGCGAACGCGCTTGTGGCGTTTGTGGCTACCCCCATTTTCACGCGCCGATCGTTTAGCGTTTTCAATAGCGCGGCTATCCCGTCGTATAGCCTCAGATCGTTTAGGCACGCTTTTTCGTAATGCGTTTTAAAAACTTTATGATCCGCCGCGTTCGCGTCGTCGCCGTAAAAGTTTTTAATCGATTGAAAGGTAAGCGCGTTGACGTTTTCGATAATATCCGCGCGGCTTAGCGCCGACAAGCCTTTGCGCGCTCTTACGTAGTTGATCGACGAGCCGATATTGTCTTTGCTATCGACAAGCGTGCCGTCTAGATCGAATATAACGATTGATTTCATACCGCAATAATAGCCAACGTTTAACGCCGCTTCAATTAGGCGGATAAATTGTAGAAATCAAACGACGCTCGCGCGGTCAAAAAAAACGCGCGCCGCCCGATCGCTCGCTAAGCGCCCACTCGATAACGGCGCTCGGCGGCGCTTTGGCTAATTTCTTTGGCGGCGAAAAACCTAGAAAAATTAGCGCGGCGACAAGCGTTTGCGAAGCGTTATCAACCCCGATCGCTTTGGCTAAGTTTTGCTTGGATAGCTTCGCGCCGTCGAGTCCGATCGCCAAAGGCAGGTGCGCGTAAGAGGGCGACGAGTAGCTAAGCGCGCGCCGCAGATATATTTGACGCGGCGTAGAATCTAGCAGATCGCGCCCGCGAACAATCTCCGTTATGCCGCTGAACTCGTCGTCTATTACTACCGCGAGTTGATATGTCGGCTCGTTATTCGCATTAAACAGGACAAAATCGCCGACGTCTTTTCGCAGGTTTTGGCATAAGCGCCCGCACAAGCGATCGTTAAACTCAATTGTTTCGTCCGTAACGCGAAGGCGCAAAGCGGCGTTGGCGCCGCCGTTTTTAGCGAGGCATACCGGCGGGTGAACGCCGCCAAACGCAAGCAGATCGGCGCGAGAGCAGCGGCAGGGATAAACCAGATCGCCTAGCGAAACGATCGCCTCGCGGTAGGCTTCGATCCGTTTGCTTTGGTATAGGATTTCACCGTCCCATATAAGCGCGCAAGCCTCTAACTGCCGTAAAATCTCCGCGTCAGCCCCTTTGATCGTTCGCGCTTGATCTATATCTTCCATTCTAACGAGCCACTTTCCGCCGCGCGATTTCGCGCTTATGTAGCTTCCCAGCGCCGCGATCAGCGATCCGAAATGCATCGCGCCGCTTGGCGTGGGCGCGAAACGTCCGATTACGCTATGCGAGGCGTTTTCTATTGGCTACCACCGATCGCCAAAACGCCAGCAAGATAAACGCGGCGCTAATCGTGCCGGTAACGAATTCGCCCACGTGCCAAAAAATTTTAGCGAGCATAATAAGCGCCAGCGCGAAGATCGCGTAATACGCGCCGTGTTCGAGGTAGCGATATTCGGCAAGCGTTCCTTTGCGGACGAGAAATAGCGTGATCGAGCGCACAAACAACGCGCCGACGCCAAGCCCCAGCATAATCACAAATATATTTTCGCTCAAAGCAAACGCGCCTACCACTCCGTCGAGCGAGAAACTAGCGTCAAGCGTTTCGAGATACATAAAGCCGATCGCTCCGTTTCTAACGCCGCCGTTAGTCGAGAGTAGCGCGTCCGCTTTGTGGATAATTTCGTAGAGTAACACGCCGAAAAAATACGCGATCCCAATCGACGCGTCCTTAGTAACGTATAACAAAATCATACCGCCGAGCGTGGAGAAAATCAGCGAAATAGTGTTGATCTGCTTAGCCATTCGCACAAAACGGTTGTTTTCCCAGAACTCAAGCCAATGCACTTTGCGCGAATTGTCAAAATAAAAGCTCTGCGCTACCATAAGCAAAAACGCGCCGCCAAAGGCGAATATCAGATCTTCGCCGCCCTTTAACTCTTCGGCGTAGCGCCCCGGATCGCTAAAAGCGTAAGCGAAAGTCTGCCAAAGCGTCATCGAGCTAACCGCCCACACAAGCGCGACGGGGATTAAAAAGCGCATGCCAAACACGGCGATCGGAATACCCCATACGATAAAACGCCGTCGCCATATAGGGTCCATTTGCAATAGTATTTTCGCGTTCACCACCGCGTTGTCAAACGACAGAGAAACCTCCAAAAGCGTCAGTAGCGCCACGACGTAAAGTCCTGAAACGCCCCAGAAAATTAGCGCGGCGATCAGCGCGATCGCAAGGGCTAGATACGAACCCCAAAAGTGTTTAATCATTGAAATACTTGCCCGCCTCGTTTAACGTTTTTTCGTAAATCTCGTCGAAATCGCGCCCGAATACGCGCGCGTTCGCGATCGTAGTGATGAAGTTTGTATCGCCGATCCAGCGCGGAACAAGATGCAGATGAATATGCTCCGAAATACCCGCGCCGCCCGCGACTCCAAGATTCATTCCCATATTAACCCCTTTGGCGCCCATACGCTCTTTTAGCAATCGAACGCCTTGCCGCGCAAGATAGGAGATACGCAGCCAAGCGCTTGCCTCTAGCTCCTCTAAAGCGTCGGTATGTTTATGCGGGATAATCATAAAATGACCCGGCGCGTATGGATACAGATTCATCACGATAAAACAAGCCTCGTCGCGATATAACACGCGGTTTTGGCGATCGTTTTCAGGGCGCGAGGAGATGTCGCAAAACGCGCAACCGTTTGGTTTAGACAGATGATAACCGCTTCGCCACGGCGCGTAAAGACGATCCATTTATTGCCTCAAAAGCGCTACTTAAAGCCTAAGCATAACAAAACGGAGCTATGTAGCGGCGACGTTGACGAATATAGCGCGACCGCAAAAAAACTAAGCGATAAGCCGAGTAACTTTGGCAAACGAAAAATATAGACGAGCGACCGCTTTAATCGGCGCGGGCTATCGGTAAAAACGCCGACGCGTTAAAGGACGAATTAACGCGGCGGCGGCGCGACATAGCGCTTTTAGCGTAACCGTCGTTTTAGCTTTGTTTGTTAAACTGCCGTTATGCGCGAGTTTGTAATATCGATCCTTAACGCCTGCAAAAGCCTGCTGCCCATTATCGGCGTGATCGTTTTTTTTCAGCTTGTAGTTTTTACGGCGGTTCCCGAAAACCTTAGCTCCATCGCGATCGGAATGGTTATCGTGGTGATCGGAATCGCGCTACTACTACAAGGGCTGGAGCTTGGCGTATTCCCGATCGGCGCGACTCTGTCCGACGAGCTAACCCGAAAGGGCAATCTGTTCTTGCTGTTGCTATTTGGTTTCTGCTTAGGTTTCGCGGCGGTGATCGCCGAACCCGCGCTAATCGCCGTGGCGGATCAGGCGCAGACGATCAGCTTTGGGCGCATAAACGCTTTTACGCTTCGCATGGTTATCGCGGTAGCGGTGGGGCTGGTGATGACGATCGGCATTTTGCGTATCGCGCTTGGGCATCTGGTCTCGTGGTATATGATCGGCGGTTACGCGATTATTTCGGTCGTTAGTTTTTTCGCGCCCGACGAGGTTATATCGCTTGCCTACGACAGCGGGGCGGTAACCACAAACGTCGTAACCGTCCCGCTGATCGCCGCGTTTGGCGTGGGGCTCGCGGGCGCTATCAAAGGGCGCGACACCTTAGCCGACGGCTTTGGTTTGGTGGCGATGGCTCTGCTTGCGCCGACGATTAGCCTGCTGTTTTACGGGATTGTCGTTTATAGCGGCGAGCCGAGCGCGGCGATCGAGATCGCAAACCAAGCGGTCGAGACGACGGAAGAGTTTGTCTCGCAAGAGGAGATTGCGACCTTTGCCCTTAGCGCGGCGGCTTTCGAGCTGATTGGAATGTTTAGAGACGTGCTTCCGATTATAGTAACGGCGCTGTTTTTCCAGTTTGCGGTTTTGCGCCGCCCGCTTGCTAGAGCGCACCATGTGGCGGGCGGTTTTTTGATGGTTATATGCGGGTTATACGCTTTTGTGGTCGGTTTGAAGCTAGGGCTTTTTCCGATCGGAACGGCGATGGCAAATCAGCTGATTGTAAGCGAGGTAAACGTTTTTTTCGTCTATCTATTCGCCTTCGCGCTGGGCTTCGCGGCTACAATGGCGGAGCCGGCGCTGGTAGCGGTGGGCAAACAAGCCGAAGAAGCCGCCAAAGGACGGGTAAAAGCTAGTATCATTCGCTTGATGGTCGCGTTGGGCGTGGCGATTGGCATTACGATCGGCGCGCACAGAATACTATGCGGCGATTCTATGAGATGGTTTGTGATTGTCGGATTTACGATTACGGCTTTTTTGTCGCTGGCGACGCCGCGATACATCGTCGCGCTTGCCCTCGATATGGGCGGCGTCGCGTCGAGCGTGATTAGCGTGCCGCTTATTACCGCGCTTGGGATCGGGCTCGCGGAGAATATTGACGGGCGAAGCGCGCTGATCGACGGGTTTGGATTGCTTATTTTTGCCTCGTTCTGCCCCGCGATCACCGTTATGATCTACGCGCTTGCGGTGGAGTGGAGAACAAAACGGATAAAGGAGGGTGAATGAAATTTTCCGCGTTAGTCGCTATTTTAGCCGACGAATTGGAGGAAAAGGCTATCAAGGTCGCCAAAGAGGCGGGCGCGGAGGGCGTAACGATTATGTCCGCGCGCGGTATCGGCGCGATCGAGAAAAAGATATTTTTCGGGCTTACGCACGAAGGGAGTCAATCTGTGCTAATTTTTATTTTGGAGCGCAAACTTTCGGTCGCCGTTCTAAAAAGCATATCCAAAGAGTTAGAGCTTGGCAAACACTCGAAAGGGGTGGTTTTTACGCTGCCGCTAGAGCATATCGCGGGGATCGATCCCGTGCAGATTCAGCGGTTTGAACAACGCATAAAGGACGAGTTATGAAAGAAACTAGCCTTCTAGTTAAGGATATTATGATGCGCGACGTGGTGATGGTTTCGCCGTTTGCGACATTGCGCGAGGCGATGGCGCTTATGAATAAGCATAAGCTCAAAGCTCTCGTGATGGAAAAACGCCACGAACACGACGCTTACGGCATTTTGACCTATACGACGCTTTTGCGTTACATTGTGGCGGAGGAGGGCGATATAGACCTAATTAACGTCTATGACGTAGCCGCTAAACCCGCTATGACGGTTAGCCGAGAGCTTGAGATTAAGCATGTGGCTAGACTGATGGTAAATCAGGGCATTAGACGAATCGTCGTAACGTTAAACAACAAAATCGAGGGCTTGATCACAATGGACGATATTGTCGGCGTTATATTAAAATCCGTCGAAGAGGAGTAACGCTTAACGGCAATCAATCGCCCGCGACGTTTTCGCTTTCGGCGAATGCGCTAAGGCGTTTGTCTGTCGATAGTTAAGCCGCGGCTCGCTTTGAATTTGCCGCGATTGGGCGCTAACGCGGCGTGTTAAATACGCCGCCGATTAGAGCGGGGGAGGGGGATAAGAGCCTTTTAAGCGGCTTAAGCGCATAACTTCTTTAGGCAAACCCGCCGATTACTCGTTTATCGCGTAGAAGGTTTTGCCGCCTTGCGTTTTTGCCGCGATCGCGCCTTCCGCGACAAGCGCGTTTAGCAGCTCTAGCGTCGGCTCGTCAAAAAGCGCCGCGACTTCGGCGACGCTTAACGATCGCCGCTTCAGCAGATCGAGTAACGCGGCGCGATCAAACGAGCGTTTAGCGATCTCGTGCCTCAAAGGAATAAGGCGCGCGTTCAACCCGATCAGCCGATCGGCAAGCAGACGCATCGTTTCAAGCGAGGCGGCTTGAACTTTGTAGGCGCTTGGACGCTCGATAGCGCCTATATCGATCCGATCGGGCTTGATCCTCTCTAAGGCGAGCGCGAGCGCGTCAAAGTTTTCTCGCGTGTCGTTCGCGCCCGCGACTAGCAATATCTCTATCACAAGCTCGCCTCTGTAGCGCGCCCTGAAACTCGCCATGCTCTCTATTATCGCGTTCAGATCGCTAAAAGAGCTTTCGGGGCGATCTACCTTTTTGAACGCCTTGCTTTCCGCCGCGTCCAGCGAGAGCTTTACAATGTCCAGTTTCGCAAGCGCGTCCGCCACGCTTGGAACGCCGATCGCCGCGCCGTTTGAAAGTATCGTCAGCTTCGCGCCGCCCTTAATCGCGTTTAACTCGTCGATTAGCGCGTTTAGATACGGATAGAGCGTCGGCTCGCCGTTCGCGGTGATCGTGAGTTTGTCGGGCGAACAGGTTTTTAGCGCCTCTTTAACCTCGCTCGCGATCTCGCGCCAATCGACGGGGTCGTCAAAAACGGCGATCGGTTTTGCCTTGCTAAGCTCGCAATAGAGGCAGTCGTAGTTGCAACGCTTGCGATCGGGCGAAAGATCGATGCCGAGCGATAAGCCAAAGCGCCTGCTCGCGACGGGACCGAAAACAAATCTCATCGCGCGAAAATCTCATGAACTAAATCAACCAAAAACTTAGCGTTTTCACGCGGAAAATCCGGTTGCATTCCGTGTCCGAGATTAAAGATATAGCCGTTTTCTTTGCCCATTACCCGCGCGATCTCCCTCGCTCCGCTTTCGATCGTCGCTTTGTCGTAAAGTCTCGCGGGCTCCATATTGCCTTGAAGCGCGTAACGATCAAACAAAACGCGCTTAGCGCGCTCGATCGGCGTGTTCCAATCTACGCCAAACACGTCAAAATCGCCGTCGATCGCCTCCAAATAACCGCCCGCGCCTTTGCTAAAAAGTATTACGGGGACATGCCCTCTCTCGGATTTAACGCGCTTTGCAATTTGCTTCATATAGTTCCAACTAAACTCCAAAAACGCGCTTTGCTCCAACGCGCCGCCCCAGCTGTCGAATATCTGAACCGCGTTCGCGCCCGCGTCGATCTGCCGCAATAGATAATCGCAGATCGCCTCGCTTAGTTTATGTAGTAGATTATGCAGTAATTTTGGCGCGCTGTAAGCCATTTTTTTAACGCTCGCGTAGTTTTTGCTCCCGCCGCCCTCGATCATATAGGTAGCCAGCGTCCAAGGACTGCCCGCAAAACCTATTAACGCCTTGTCGGGCGCTAACGCCGCGCGAACCGTTTTTAGCGCGTTATAGACATATTCTAGCCGATCGGCGCAACCGCTTGATAGGCGATCTATATCGTCTTGATTTTTGATAGGATCGGGCAATATGGGTCCGCGGTTTTCGACAAACTCGACCCTCATTCCCATCTCTAGCGGCACGACGAGAATATCGCTAAAGATAATAGCCGCGTCAACGCCTAAAATCTCTATCGGCTGAAGCGTCGCTTCGGCGGCAAGATCGCTTCGGCGGCAGAAGTCGATAAAGTTTTTGGCTTTGGCGCGAGTGGCGCGATACTCGCTTAGATAGCGTCCCGCTTGGCGCATAAGCCATACGGGCGCGGTCGGCGTCGGTTTTTTGAAACAGGCGTCTATAAAGATCAACGAAAGCCTTTACGCGGTGATTTTTTTAAAAATTGTAACATAACCAAACGGCGTATTGCGAATGTAACAAGAACGAGGACGGGTATGACGCGTTGTCGTTTTAGCGTGGCGTTAAGCGCGATCTAGGCGAAGAAACGATAAGAAAACAAACTCCCGAATCAAACTATGCGCTTTGCCTATCAAGATAGCGCTACATCTTATCAGACTCAAGCGGTTTTTCGATGATTATGATATCGCTGTGCCCTCTGTCGCCTTTAGGAACAGACATTCCATAGGGAATTATCAATGTAATTGAGTGCGCCCCGGTAAGACCGTTTGGAAATTCAAATTCAGGGTCTATGAGAATATATCCATTACGAAAACGATCGCAACCGCTATTAGTAGTTGCTTTTTTACAATCTTCCGCTGTGGCTACCTTAAGTTGTCCTTTTTTTACCGCTTCTGCTATAGCCAGCTGCCCGTGTAGCTTAGTTGTCGCGTATTTTTCAGGTTTAAATTTTTCATATGTAATTAATTTTGAGGAGATTCCTCCGATATTAGCATAACCGTTTTGCGAATATATAAAAGCCGAGATAGGTTTTTTAAAAGTTGCGAGCGAAAATTCATTTAACGCGTATTCGGCGGCAGATTCGATATACCTAAAATTGCATTGCGATAAATAAACCCTATCCGTATCAATTCCAGTAACGATTTGCTTATGATACCCGCTGAAAAGAACCGCCGCTATTTTTGTTTTATTTGTCCAAGAGAGATGCCATATTGTCGGTTGATAAGCGCCTAGTAATAAAATTACCGTTTCGTCCGGTAAATTCACGCTTATCTCAACCGAGCCCGCGTTCTTTCCGCTGTCGTCAATCTGCATTAGTAACTCTTTTCCCCCGCTACCAACGGCATATACCGTCGCGTTTTTTGGGATGTTAAACTTTGGAAGGCTACAGGGCGGGATGGGAGTAAATTTTGGGATAGTTCCAAAAACCTCATTCTTATATATTACGGAGGAGTGTCCCCAATCTCCGGCAGGCATAGACATATTGTCCGGCGTTATCAGAACTATAGAATTCGCCCCATATAAAGGGAAGAAAACAAACTCATCGCTTAAAAGGATGTATGGATCGCGAATGTGCCGCAAATATCTTTTATCTTTAATAGAGTCGTTTAACTCTTTATCCGTCGCTTTTCTTATATGTCCCTTTTGCACGGCTTCCGCTAAAGCGGCAACGGCATCCTCTCTATCGCCCGCATAAGCGCATACGCACATAAATAGCGAGATGAATAATAATATTGTTATTTTTAACGCTTTCATAATCTTGCCTCCTATCACAACATGCTGCAGGGCGCCATAATGATTGATTAGCCGCCCTAAGGGTAACAAATTTGTCTTTGCAATTACCTGATATTATATCTTGCAAATTATTAATAAACCGCCCCGTTTGCTCGCTCAAAACTTCGTTTTCGGAGAGCGTTCCCTGCGGGTTATTTTACAACGGCAAATAGCGAAAGCCGAAATTAAGAAAAATTAGGCTATGATCAAGCCATTTCTTATAACGGGGGCGATCGGTGTTTAAGCGTTTATTCGAGGGCTATACTTTTCGGGTTATCCTGCTGGTTTTTTTAGCGCTTATACTGCTGATACCGCTTAATCTAATCATAAACATTGTCGAGGAGCGCGCGGACACGGCGAATTACGCCGAACTCGATATTATGTCCTCGTGGGGCGGCGAATTGACGATGATTGGACCCATAATTTCGCTCGAGGGCGTCAAAAACGAGGACACAATCTCCATAAACGACAAGGGCGAAAGACGAATCGACAGAGTTAGAAAGCCGTTTAATCTGATTATCGCGCCTAAAGATCTGCGGATTGCGAGCGAGCTCAAAACCGAAACGCGCAAACGCGGCATATTTTCAGTTCCGCTGTTTTCCGGAACAATCTCGCTTAAAGGCAGCTTCGATCCGTCGGCGGCGCTCTCGATGATCGCGATCGCGCCCGACGAAAAAATCAACGACGGCGTTAAACTTGTGATTTCGCTAAACGATCTAAAAGGAATCCGCAAAGTAATCAGCGCGAAGCTTGGCGATAAAGAGCTGTTTTTACAACCCTCTAAAAGCAATACTTTTTCGTATCCAGCCAAGGATATTTTCGCGTTTGTCGATACGTTGCCAAAAGGCGAAACGGATTTTGAAATTATTTTAGAAATTCAAGGCGGCAGAAGCGCGCACTTTGCGCCGATCGGACAGAATACCCACGCCGAAATCGCGTCCGACTGGGGTTCGCCGTCGTTTCAAGGCAATTTTTTGCCCGCGAGTTCGACGATCGCGGACGATCGCTTTAGCGCCTCGTGGAATATCCACTATTTAAGCCGCGATATTCCGCTTGCGTGGCGGCAAAACAACGCCGCTTCTATGACGTTTTTTGGCGTCAATTTCTTTCGCGCGATCGATACCTACGCGCTGAACACCCGCGCCGTGAAATACGCGATTTTGATTCTGATTGTGCCGTTTTTGACGCTGTTTTTGCTGGAGATCGTAGTCAAAACGCGCGTTCATCCCGTGCCGTATATGCTTTGCGGGATTGGCAACGCCGTCTTTTATCTGCTACTTTTGTCGCTTTCGGAGCAGATTCCCTTTTTCGCGGCGTATGCCATCGCCGCGTTTGCCGTAACCGCTATGCTGGCGCTATACGCCCGCTCCCTGCTTTCGTCAAAACGCGAAGGTCTGTTTATGGGCGTGGTAGCCGCCGTAGCGTATCTGGTTCTTTACGCGCTACTAAACGCCGAAAGTTACGCGCTACTAATTGGCTCGATTGTAACGTTTTGCGTGATCGCGCTGATTATGTTCTTGACGCGCAAGCTCGATTGGTATGAGCGCCGAAGCGAAAATCAATAAGCCGTCGCCGAATACAAAGAGTATTCGCGAAGCAGAACTTATCGACGCGGGACAAATACGTTGGCTATTATTGGTAAAAGCGACTATTTAAGCGTTTCGCAAATTGCGTTCAAAAGGCTTTTATCGGCAATATCCGTATCTTGCGAAAGCTCCCAAATTATTGTCTTTATACCGTTACGG
This window contains:
- the thiL gene encoding thiamine-phosphate kinase translates to MRASNEFDIINRLAKRLKPRGGGVIRGIGDDCACVTIGDELLLISNDDLRENVHFKRDFPPRGIGYKLIAANVSDILACGGAPKWFNVSIGFPPDLNESWLIELYDGMALALDEFNVALTGGNLSRCDRVQLGGAILGTTARFVSRDGAKIGDDLWLSAPLGGSRLGLESLLKGENNETLANKHLYPKLALNFQPLIAAFASGAIDISDGFLGDIGHLMRSSGVGFEIDDPKALISSETLAALGDFDKALDFALNSGEEYKLLFTAPIDARERFASVGAILLGRATAGKTARIGGKPFKPRGFSHF
- a CDS encoding DUF502 domain-containing protein, whose translation is MSETNERKNKQSLPKRMFLLAIQGILTIFPLVVTIYLVYWFTTSVESGIHKLLNLIFPSVDYFPGLGIIVGLAALLGVGWLVNAYFIRRLIKLGETILERIPVVKTVFVGLRDFVGFMSTTKKQTDGSAVLVTIGDKKFIGFITDHNAGKTLGTGDPDLVGVYMPLGYMIGGYVVYVDRNELTRLTIGSEEAMRIALTGGMTAEKSEK
- a CDS encoding glucosaminidase domain-containing protein, encoding MRNLVAIGALAILLRGEEIARFNLPLAKPFSGEAQTLQSKKDDFARVTYNDSFLTFVKTYANAPIEHERLKAVTLAMMMLESGRGSSDLAKKFNNYGGLKYRREMASLAQKIRYNASDGYDYYCEFDSVEAFIGGFWAFLDRKPYEGWRKKALSEEEFLAFIAPIYCPYNKNYATQVTSLIPEARALLDRYKSDNARFAMTKTLKNF
- a CDS encoding HAD family hydrolase; the encoded protein is MKSIVIFDLDGTLVDSKDNIGSSINYVRARKGLSALSRADIIENVNALTFQSIKNFYGDDANAADHKVFKTHYEKACLNDLRLYDGIAALLKTLNDRRVKMGVATNATSAFARKMLDYAGVSRYFTAIVGADCVANPKPAPDMLNLTLQSIKGDTKEAVFLGDSVKDMKAADAAGITGVFAAWGYGKKGEFADRAIQKPLELLEVL
- the gluQRS gene encoding tRNA glutamyl-Q(34) synthetase GluQRS, with amino-acid sequence MENASHSVIGRFAPTPSGAMHFGSLIAALGSYISAKSRGGKWLVRMEDIDQARTIKGADAEILRQLEACALIWDGEILYQSKRIEAYREAIVSLGDLVYPCRCSRADLLAFGGVHPPVCLAKNGGANAALRLRVTDETIEFNDRLCGRLCQNLRKDVGDFVLFNANNEPTYQLAVVIDDEFSGITEIVRGRDLLDSTPRQIYLRRALSYSSPSYAHLPLAIGLDGAKLSKQNLAKAIGVDNASQTLVAALIFLGFSPPKKLAKAPPSAVIEWALSERSGGARFF
- a CDS encoding DUF475 domain-containing protein translates to MIKHFWGSYLALAIALIAALIFWGVSGLYVVALLTLLEVSLSFDNAVVNAKILLQMDPIWRRRFIVWGIPIAVFGMRFLIPVALVWAVSSMTLWQTFAYAFSDPGRYAEELKGGEDLIFAFGGAFLLMVAQSFYFDNSRKVHWLEFWENNRFVRMAKQINTISLIFSTLGGMILLYVTKDASIGIAYFFGVLLYEIIHKADALLSTNGGVRNGAIGFMYLETLDASFSLDGVVGAFALSENIFVIMLGLGVGALFVRSITLFLVRKGTLAEYRYLEHGAYYAIFALALIMLAKIFWHVGEFVTGTISAAFILLAFWRSVVANRKRLA
- a CDS encoding HIT domain-containing protein; translation: MDRLYAPWRSGYHLSKPNGCAFCDISSRPENDRQNRVLYRDEACFIVMNLYPYAPGHFMIIPHKHTDALEELEASAWLRISYLARQGVRLLKERMGAKGVNMGMNLGVAGGAGISEHIHLHLVPRWIGDTNFITTIANARVFGRDFDEIYEKTLNEAGKYFND
- a CDS encoding DUF1538 domain-containing protein, translating into MREFVISILNACKSLLPIIGVIVFFQLVVFTAVPENLSSIAIGMVIVVIGIALLLQGLELGVFPIGATLSDELTRKGNLFLLLLFGFCLGFAAVIAEPALIAVADQAQTISFGRINAFTLRMVIAVAVGLVMTIGILRIALGHLVSWYMIGGYAIISVVSFFAPDEVISLAYDSGAVTTNVVTVPLIAAFGVGLAGAIKGRDTLADGFGLVAMALLAPTISLLFYGIVVYSGEPSAAIEIANQAVETTEEFVSQEEIATFALSAAAFELIGMFRDVLPIIVTALFFQFAVLRRPLARAHHVAGGFLMVICGLYAFVVGLKLGLFPIGTAMANQLIVSEVNVFFVYLFAFALGFAATMAEPALVAVGKQAEEAAKGRVKASIIRLMVALGVAIGITIGAHRILCGDSMRWFVIVGFTITAFLSLATPRYIVALALDMGGVASSVISVPLITALGIGLAENIDGRSALIDGFGLLIFASFCPAITVMIYALAVEWRTKRIKEGE
- a CDS encoding transcriptional regulator, whose translation is MKFSALVAILADELEEKAIKVAKEAGAEGVTIMSARGIGAIEKKIFFGLTHEGSQSVLIFILERKLSVAVLKSISKELELGKHSKGVVFTLPLEHIAGIDPVQIQRFEQRIKDEL
- a CDS encoding CBS domain-containing protein; translation: MKETSLLVKDIMMRDVVMVSPFATLREAMALMNKHKLKALVMEKRHEHDAYGILTYTTLLRYIVAEEGDIDLINVYDVAAKPAMTVSRELEIKHVARLMVNQGIRRIVVTLNNKIEGLITMDDIVGVILKSVEEE
- a CDS encoding radical SAM protein; the encoded protein is MRFVFGPVASRRFGLSLGIDLSPDRKRCNYDCLYCELSKAKPIAVFDDPVDWREIASEVKEALKTCSPDKLTITANGEPTLYPYLNALIDELNAIKGGAKLTILSNGAAIGVPSVADALAKLDIVKLSLDAAESKAFKKVDRPESSFSDLNAIIESMASFRARYRGELVIEILLVAGANDTRENFDALALALERIKPDRIDIGAIERPSAYKVQAASLETMRLLADRLIGLNARLIPLRHEIAKRSFDRAALLDLLKRRSLSVAEVAALFDEPTLELLNALVAEGAIAAKTQGGKTFYAINE